TAATGTCATATTTAGACGTTAGCTTTTTTCTTTTTTTATAAAAATAATGGCATCCATTAGCAAGTTTTAGTATAATATAGCGGATGAGGAGGGAAGATAGATGTCCAAGCAGAAAAATAGTAGCAAATTTAGGGACAACCTCATGGCCCGCAGTGAAGAAGCCAAAACTGTTCGCAAAATTGTAGCGATCATTGTTATTACGCTACTGATTATATTAGTAATTGGAGTTATTTCAGGTTACTTATATGTTAAATCTGCTTTAGAGCCAGTTAATCCCGATAGTAATGAAGAAATTAAAGTAACGATACCAATCGGTTCCTCATCTTCTAATATTGCAAATATATTGGAAGAGAATGGTGTGATTAAGAATGCTCTTGTATTTCGCTTTTACATTAAATTTAACAATGATTCGAATTTCCAGGCCGGAGACTATACATTTAGCCCTTCGATGGAATTAAGTGAGGTTGTCGATTCATTAAAAAGTGGTAAGTTAATGGCAGAGCCTGTACATACCGTTACCATACCTGAAGGAAAAACAATCGATGAATTAGCAGAAATATATGCAAAGCAATTGCCTTTTACAAAAGAAGAGTTTCTTAAAAAAGTAAACGATCCGGACTATATTCATACATTGATGGAGCGTTATCCTTCCATATTGTCAGAGGATATATTAAATCCAGAGATACGCACACCACTAGAAGGTTATCTGTTTGCTGCTACGTATGAATTTTTTGAAGAAAAACCGAGTGTTGAGACAGTTGTCGATGAAATGATGAAAAAGACCGAAAGCGTACTATCCAAATATTTGGATGAAATCAAACAAAAAGATTATACTGTCCATGAAGCTGTAACATTTGCTTCTGTTATTGAAAAAGAATCTGGTGCAAAAGATCAACGCAAGAAAATTGCCGGGGTATTTGCCAATCGTCTTGAAGAGGGGATGAAGCTCCAAACTGATCCTACTGTATTATATGCACAAGGAAAGCATAAAAAACGTGTCATTTATGAAGATTTAGAAATTGAATCTCCTTACAATACGTATTATGTAGAAGGGCTCCCTGTCGGTCCAATTGGGAATTTCTCAGAGAACTCCCTAGTAGCTGCGCTTGAACCTGAAGAGTCAGACTATCTATATTTCTTGCACGATAAAAATGGGAACATATATTATGCAGAAACATTGGAACAGCATAATAAGAATAAGCAAAAACATATCAATTAAATCCAACCTTTTTTATCCCCCGATCTATTTGAGAGGGGGATTACTCCAGTTTACAGAATATGAAGGGGATCATGATGAAAGACAATAGTATGGATTACTTAGTAAATATGATACCAAAACGAACTTCTTCTATAGACCTAATTGAGCAGGGGGCGAAAAAAGACCGCGTGCCCATTATGGAGCCAGTGAGCATGCACTTTGTCCAACAGATAATTCGATTAAAACAACCTAAACGGATATTAGAGATTGGTACAGCTATCGGATACTCCGCTCTAAGAATGCTTGAAGCTGCACCTGATGCAGAGATTGTTACCATGGAAAGAGACGTGCAAAGATATCAAGAAGCAATTCAGAATATACGTACTCATGGTGCTGAAAAACAGATAAAAATCCTATTGGGAGATGCTTTGGAAATGCTAAAAAACTTGCAAAACGAAGCATTATTTGATGTAATATTCATCGACGCTGCCAAAAGCCAGTATCGTCGTTTTTTCGAACTTGTTACCCCTTTATTAGCAAATGAAGGCATCATCATTACAGATAATGTTTTATTTCGTGGATATGTCGAAAAGCCACATATAGCTCCATCCAGATATAAGAAAATGGTGGAAAAGATAAATGATTATAATCATTGGCTCATGCAACATCCATTATTTACAACGTCTATAGTGCCTATAGGGGACGGAATAGCGATTAGCATGAAACATAGTTAGAAGGGAGTAACCAATCGATGCATAACCAACCAGTAGTGATTGGCGTAGCAGGAGGAAGTGGAAGTGGAAAAACCTCTGTGACACGATCTATTTGCCAGCGCTTTTCAGACCAAACCATTTTAGTTATTGAACAAGATTATTATTATAAAGATCAAAGTCATCTCCCTTTTGAAGAACGTCTAAATACGAATTATGATCATCCCTTAGCTTTTGACAATGAATTGCTTGTTAAGCATTTAAATGATTTATTAGAAGGTCAGCAAATAAACAAACCTGTTTATGATTATAAGCTTCACACACGCTCACAAGAGGTGATCCATGTAGAGCCTAAAGATGTGATCATTCTTGAAGGGATATTAATTCTTGAAGATCCGCGGCTGCGTAATTTAATGGATATTAAAGTTTTTGTGGATACAGATGCTGATTTACGGATTATCCGTAGACTGATGAGAGATATTAAAGAACGCGGAAGAACACTGGATTCTGTTATTGAACAATATGTTCATAAAGTAAGACCATCCCATTTGCAATTTATCGAGCCGAGTAAGCGGTATGCTGATATTATTATCCCTGAAGGTGGTCAAAACCATGTTGCTATTGACATCATGGCAACAAAAATCGAAAATATACTTCTTAAACATAAATAATAAATTTCAATAAAAGTATTGAAAAATCATTTGAATTCTGCCATAGTAATGTTTAGTATATTTTAAGAAAATGGAGCGCTTACATTCGAGCCCCTGTTAGTATGTGTTCAAAAATAAAAGGTTAATGAAAATAAATAATAATCTATCATGTAGCGAATGTTTCGCAGTGAGGTACAAAAGCAGAACCATGAATTTGAACATATTCTAAAGATGATACATGCCAAGTAAAATTGGTATGGCAGTGATATATTGAAGTAAGAAGAAGGAGTGTTTAAAATGGCTGTAGAAAAAAGTTATTATATGACACAAGAGGGGAAAGAAAAATTAGAACAAGAATTGCATTATTTAAAAACAGAACGACGTCAAGAAGTTGTTGAACGAATAAAAGTAGCTCGAGACTTCGGGGATCTTTCCGAAAACTCTGAGTATGATGCTGCCAAAGACGAGCAGGCTTTTGTTGAGTCTCGCATTGCGCAAGTGGAAAAAATGATTCGTAATGCAGTAATTATAGAAAATGATGACCAAAACCCAAATATGGTTTCTTTGGGTAAATCTGTAACTTTTCAGGAGCTTCCTGATGGGGATAAAGAAACATACACAATTGTTGGAAGTGCAGAAGCAGATCCATTTGAAGGTAAAATATCTAATGATTCACCAATGGCACAAAGCTTAATCGGTCAAGAAGTCGGCTCAGAAGTGTCTGTAACGACACCTGGTGGCGAAATTTATGTTAAAATAATCGACGTGAAATAAGATGGTTAAAAAGATAGTGAGCTCATGTTCACTATCTTTTTTTGCGAATGAAAAGCCTTGTTGTACCAGTAATGGTTAAAAGCATGTAAAAATACTCCGTGCAGCTGAAGAAGATTTTACAAGAGGTATTGATATAACCTAAGATAATATCTATGTGGTCAGGATCGTTCTTTAAGTTACAGAATGAAGTCTTTTAATGGGGACCAAGGAAAACTACTTACCAAAATTTTTGCTTTGATAGGTCTAAGGAGGTTAAATGAGGGCAATTACGTGGAAAAGCTATATGGATCGGGTTTTCATTTTTACAGAGAGGTTTTTCTAAACAACAAGATACTTTCATTACATGGATAGTTGTATTTTGCAAAATAATTGTTATACACTTAGCATATAAATTTTTATAGTAAATATGATATGATAGTAGGGTAATTATAGGAGGGCAGAAGTAATGAGTGATTTTGATAGAGTTTCCCGAGTAGATAAATTTGAAAAACGAAGAAAAAATACAAAATCTATATCAATTTTACTTGTTGTAGGTGCAGTTTTACTTATTATCCTGCTAGGGTTTTGGTTGTTTGGGGACGATGAGGATGCAGCAAAAGATGACAGCCAGGAACCTAATGCACAAACGGAAGCAGATGAAAAAGTATCAGATGCTGAAGATGGAGAAAATGAGGATCAGTTTACCAGAATCGAAGAAAATGATGACAAAGACAAATCATCGGAAAAAGAATTAGAAACAGATGAAAAACACTCTTCAGATAAAGAGCAATCAGGCTCTGAAGGAAATGCTGCGGTTGAAACTGAACAAGTAGAGCCTTCGAATGATAATGTCTTAAAAGCTTATACGGCCGATTGGAAGCCAATTGGAACAGAACAAGAAGGTCCGCATACCACAAATTATGATGAAGGTTCACAAGATAGAAAAGAAATAGCAACAGCGGCTGCGGAGGTTACCGGTTTGGATGAGAGCAGCATGGTTACACATTGGGTAGGAAACGGCGGAGACCAGCAAAGAGTAGAAGCGACTATTTCTAATAAAGATAATTCACAAATTTATCGTGTTTATTTAACGTGGGTAGATGAGCAAGGATGGAAGCCAACAAAAGTAGAGCAACTAAAGCAAGTAATTATTAACTAACTGGATAAATATGGAGGCAGGAGGCATCTGTATGACAATAGGAATAATTGGAGCAATGGATGAAGAAGTTGCTCTATTAAAGGATTCAATGCATGAAAAAAAAGAGCTAGAAGTAGCCAATTGTTTATTTGTACAAGGAGTGCTGGGTGATAAGGAAGTTGTCTTACTGAAATCAGGCATTGGGAAAGTGAATGCTGCCATGGCAACTACCATTCTACATGAACGTTTTGCTCCGGAATACATTATTAATACTGGCTCTGCTGGAGGATTTGCCAAGGATTTAGAAGTGGGTGATGTTGTTATTTCTACGCAAGTTGTTCATCATGATGTAGATGCAACTGCGTTTGACTATGCTTATGGCCAAGTACCTCAAATGCCTGCGATGTATGATGCTGATGTGAATTTGGTTGCAAAAGTAGCAAGTGTTATGAACGAACTTGGTATACAATATAAAAAGGGGATTATTGCGACAGGCGATTCATTTATGGCTGACCCTGAACGTGTGCAATTTGTTCGTAACAAATTTCCAACGATGATTGCTGCAGAAATGGAAGCAGCAGCGATTGCGCAAGTATGTTATCAATATGGTACCCCTTTTGTTATCATCCGAGCGCTATCGGATATTGCGGGGAAAGAGGCTTCCGTTTCATTCGACTCATTTTTAAAAACCGCTGCAACGAACGCTGCAACTATGATTATGAAGTTTATCCAAGTAAATTAAAAGGTCTAATGTAATAGAAGATTTTCTATTACGTTAGCTATAGTTAGCACATATTATGTATTTATATATCCATGAATTACCTACTTATGAACCTAGTAATTTATGTTAGGATAGGGATAGGAAAATAGGAGGTAATACGAATCATGGATGATAAACAAAAAGAATTACAATATAAATATACAGATTACCAGCGTTTTATCGGTGTACTGCTTATTTTGTCCATGTATTTATTTCTGGGTGCCATCATTAATACGTACTTACGTCCATCAGAAGATGGAGTGGCTCTAATCGGTTTAACACTCGTTGCTTTAAGCGTTGGTTTTTGGCTTCATTATCAACAACGTAGGATAAAAAAACTTTTAGATAAACGCTAATGCAGATTCGCTTAGCGTTTTTAATTGTTTTCATAGAAATAAGGAAATGGTATTTGATATGCAAAGTGGTGTAAGACGCTCCCGCAAAAGCCTGAGTTAATACAAACTGATAAGTGGGGGAAAACGGCACGTAATTGCCTATTCGTTGGGTTGCACAACATGTCGAAACAGTAACCGTACACATAGGAAATTTTTTTCGTTTTCAATGGAATTGGATGTTTTATCCTTTTAGGTGGGAGATGGTAGAAAAAACCTATTGATTAAAAGTTCACTTGTTTTATGAATGAAAAAAGCCGTTTCTCTTAAAAATGGAGAAACGGCTTAACTACACCTGTGAAAAAAGTTGCAATTTGTACCTTAACCGCTATAAATATTTTTTATTAATGCTATTGCTGTTCAAATAGACGCAATAGAATCAGATTAAATAGATAACAGCATATTCCGTTAATCATTGATACGCAAATTATACTTATCGTCCAAAATGAAATATTTAAAAGTCCCACATCCAAATAACTTGGTTTCAATAGAATTGTAACCAGACTTAGCACAATACCACCGACAAAAAAGTAAACCATATGAATGAAAAATATCCCTTTTTTTCGCAACTTTAATCGAGGCAGAAAGGATTTTAAATAAAAGAATAGTACGATGTCTAAAGCAATAAGCAGACCAACCAACCACAAAAACCCAATTGGTGGCGGTTTATCAGCACCTGCAAGAAAAATTAATAGCCATATAAAGAAAAAGCTTATTAAATTAATGGCAATTATCTTCTTTTTAATTAGGTCATTCATAAAAAGTCACCTATATTCAGTGTTTATAACGAAAGCTAATTTAAATGAGGAAATAAAATAAATGGAAAAGATAGTATATCGGCTACCCTTTTCATTGCAATTCACAAGGACGAAGTGTGGTAATATCGAACTACAAAATCTCCTATTGCTTTTTCTTATAACCATATAATGCCGTGCATTGAAAGCTATACCTGTATTCTACCAAATAAACGAAAAAGTTGATATAAAACAAAAACCACTATACGCATGTTTATTTTATACCTTATTTAGTTATACCAGCAACTAGTAATCATACTAGGTTATTTGATGTTAATTGTTGTTTACAAGTGTGTTGTTATAAAGCGTTGAGTCTTCCTATATTCTCTTTTTTTAGATGTTTTTCATGAAGCAGTTCTTTCTAGTAAAACTTAGTTAAACGACTAGTCCAAACGGGCAAGTCGTTTTTTTAATATCTTTTATTAAGGAGGGATTATATGAAGCAAGCTATTGTAAGGTTAGTAGTATTGGCAATATTACTTGTAAACCAAGCATTGATAACAATGGGGTGGAACCCAATACCGTTTTCGGAAGAAGAAATTTATCAAGGTGTGTCGGCGATAGTAACTGTAGTTATAGCTGTATGGGCTTGGTGGAAAGACAATCCTGTTACTAAAAAAGCCCAGCAAAATGAACAATTTTTGAAAGATAAAGGAATGAAATAATATGTTTAAAATAAAAGCTCAATATTCAATTGAACGCCGGTATATTACTAATAAAAATGCAAGACCTAGACTGAAAAATCTAGGTGTGCAGTTTCTAGTTGCACACGAAACAGCTAACAATAATGCAAATGCTGATGCGCACTATAATTATTTTCAAAGCGTAACATCTGAAGCATCTGCTCATACGTTTATTGATGATACAAAGATTTTAGAAATCATTCCACTCCATGAAAAGGCATGGCACGTTCAATATAGAACGCCAAAAGATAATCAGTTGTATGGTGACGACGCAAATGATATTGCAATTGGGATAGAGCTTTGTCGTACTGGAGATTTTAACAAAGCTTATGATCGTTATGTTTGGTACCATGCTTATTTATGTAAAAAGTTTGGACTGAATCCTAAAAAAGATATTGTGGCCCATAAAACGTTAGATCCTAGTCGTAGAACTGATCCACAAAGTTGGTTAGAGCCTAACGGCGTTTCATGGGCTGAATTTATTGCAGACGTTTATGAATACTACCTGAAATGGAGCGCTGACAGCGGACAAGCACCTAGACCCTCTAAGCCTTCTAAACCACAAGGCGTAAGAGTTGTAGGCACTGATCTAAAAGGAAAGCGTGTGGAAAACACTTATCATACTGATGTAAACTATTATGATAGCCCAAGGTGGGACAATCCAAGTGGTACTTTTAAACCTGGCCATGGTTGGGCTATAGATAATAAGCTTTTGGTAAACGGGTCGCCAATGTACCGAGTGAAAAACAG
This genomic interval from Virgibacillus pantothenticus contains the following:
- a CDS encoding O-methyltransferase is translated as MDYLVNMIPKRTSSIDLIEQGAKKDRVPIMEPVSMHFVQQIIRLKQPKRILEIGTAIGYSALRMLEAAPDAEIVTMERDVQRYQEAIQNIRTHGAEKQIKILLGDALEMLKNLQNEALFDVIFIDAAKSQYRRFFELVTPLLANEGIIITDNVLFRGYVEKPHIAPSRYKKMVEKINDYNHWLMQHPLFTTSIVPIGDGIAISMKHS
- the mtnN gene encoding 5'-methylthioadenosine/S-adenosylhomocysteine nucleosidase, translated to MTIGIIGAMDEEVALLKDSMHEKKELEVANCLFVQGVLGDKEVVLLKSGIGKVNAAMATTILHERFAPEYIINTGSAGGFAKDLEVGDVVISTQVVHHDVDATAFDYAYGQVPQMPAMYDADVNLVAKVASVMNELGIQYKKGIIATGDSFMADPERVQFVRNKFPTMIAAEMEAAAIAQVCYQYGTPFVIIRALSDIAGKEASVSFDSFLKTAATNAATMIMKFIQVN
- the udk gene encoding uridine kinase, translating into MHNQPVVIGVAGGSGSGKTSVTRSICQRFSDQTILVIEQDYYYKDQSHLPFEERLNTNYDHPLAFDNELLVKHLNDLLEGQQINKPVYDYKLHTRSQEVIHVEPKDVIILEGILILEDPRLRNLMDIKVFVDTDADLRIIRRLMRDIKERGRTLDSVIEQYVHKVRPSHLQFIEPSKRYADIIIPEGGQNHVAIDIMATKIENILLKHK
- a CDS encoding YrhC family protein; this encodes MDDKQKELQYKYTDYQRFIGVLLILSMYLFLGAIINTYLRPSEDGVALIGLTLVALSVGFWLHYQQRRIKKLLDKR
- the mltG gene encoding endolytic transglycosylase MltG yields the protein MSKQKNSSKFRDNLMARSEEAKTVRKIVAIIVITLLIILVIGVISGYLYVKSALEPVNPDSNEEIKVTIPIGSSSSNIANILEENGVIKNALVFRFYIKFNNDSNFQAGDYTFSPSMELSEVVDSLKSGKLMAEPVHTVTIPEGKTIDELAEIYAKQLPFTKEEFLKKVNDPDYIHTLMERYPSILSEDILNPEIRTPLEGYLFAATYEFFEEKPSVETVVDEMMKKTESVLSKYLDEIKQKDYTVHEAVTFASVIEKESGAKDQRKKIAGVFANRLEEGMKLQTDPTVLYAQGKHKKRVIYEDLEIESPYNTYYVEGLPVGPIGNFSENSLVAALEPEESDYLYFLHDKNGNIYYAETLEQHNKNKQKHIN
- the greA gene encoding transcription elongation factor GreA yields the protein MAVEKSYYMTQEGKEKLEQELHYLKTERRQEVVERIKVARDFGDLSENSEYDAAKDEQAFVESRIAQVEKMIRNAVIIENDDQNPNMVSLGKSVTFQELPDGDKETYTIVGSAEADPFEGKISNDSPMAQSLIGQEVGSEVSVTTPGGEIYVKIIDVK
- a CDS encoding phage holin, with amino-acid sequence MKQAIVRLVVLAILLVNQALITMGWNPIPFSEEEIYQGVSAIVTVVIAVWAWWKDNPVTKKAQQNEQFLKDKGMK
- a CDS encoding YrrS family protein translates to MSDFDRVSRVDKFEKRRKNTKSISILLVVGAVLLIILLGFWLFGDDEDAAKDDSQEPNAQTEADEKVSDAEDGENEDQFTRIEENDDKDKSSEKELETDEKHSSDKEQSGSEGNAAVETEQVEPSNDNVLKAYTADWKPIGTEQEGPHTTNYDEGSQDRKEIATAAAEVTGLDESSMVTHWVGNGGDQQRVEATISNKDNSQIYRVYLTWVDEQGWKPTKVEQLKQVIIN